The following are encoded together in the Halopiger aswanensis genome:
- a CDS encoding orc1/cdc6 family replication initiation protein, with translation MSGPFSDLTDTLFADKSVLSESYQPEEILERDEEIEAFSHALQDVLFGREPENIFLYGKAGLGKTAVTKYMMGELQSEVVEREAADDLHVHEINCNGKTLFMVVRRLVNELLPADASQFPKRGLGTGDAFDELYAQLDRIGGTHLIVFDEIDHLDDVDTLLYELPRARSNGHITESLVGIIGISNNYTFRQSLSAKVKDTLMETEISFSPYDAGELRTILHDRAERAFVDGACDESAIAKAAALSAQDMGNARQAIDLLRVGAEVAEREGDETVTDDHIEDARTLVQRGRLRNKIRDQTEHAQYILETIAKLEERNEVPARSKEIQEGYERVAEAYGATPLTTLKSIQDHLSDLHMLGFLVRHERNKGLSGGQYYEYELDLDPMIVLETREEIVQAAD, from the coding sequence ATGTCTGGACCGTTTAGCGATCTTACGGACACTCTCTTTGCCGATAAGTCGGTCCTCAGTGAGAGCTATCAGCCCGAGGAGATCCTCGAGCGCGACGAGGAAATCGAGGCGTTCAGTCACGCGCTCCAGGACGTCCTCTTCGGTCGCGAACCCGAGAACATCTTCCTCTACGGGAAAGCCGGCCTCGGAAAGACGGCCGTCACGAAGTATATGATGGGCGAACTGCAGTCAGAAGTCGTCGAACGGGAGGCGGCGGACGACCTTCACGTTCACGAGATCAACTGCAACGGAAAGACGCTGTTCATGGTCGTCCGGCGGCTCGTCAACGAGTTATTACCCGCCGACGCGAGTCAGTTTCCGAAACGCGGGCTCGGGACCGGCGACGCCTTCGACGAACTCTACGCGCAACTCGATCGGATCGGCGGCACGCACCTGATCGTCTTCGACGAGATCGACCACCTCGACGACGTCGATACGTTGCTCTACGAACTGCCGCGGGCGCGGTCGAACGGCCACATTACGGAGTCGCTGGTCGGGATCATCGGCATCAGCAACAACTACACGTTCCGACAGTCGCTGTCGGCGAAGGTCAAGGATACCCTCATGGAGACCGAGATTTCGTTCAGTCCCTACGATGCCGGCGAACTCCGGACGATTCTCCACGATCGCGCCGAGCGGGCGTTCGTCGACGGCGCCTGCGACGAATCCGCGATCGCGAAGGCGGCGGCGCTTTCGGCACAGGACATGGGGAACGCTCGCCAGGCGATCGACCTCCTCCGCGTCGGTGCCGAGGTCGCCGAACGCGAGGGCGACGAGACTGTCACCGACGACCACATCGAGGACGCGCGCACCCTCGTCCAGCGTGGCCGACTGCGAAACAAGATCCGCGACCAGACCGAACACGCCCAGTACATCCTCGAGACGATCGCGAAACTCGAGGAACGGAACGAGGTACCGGCCCGCTCGAAGGAGATCCAGGAGGGGTACGAGCGGGTCGCCGAAGCCTACGGCGCGACGCCGTTGACGACGCTAAAGAGCATTCAGGACCACCTTTCCGATCTGCACATGTTGGGGTTCCTCGTACGTCACGAGCGCAACAAGGGACTCAGCGGCGGCCAGTACTACGAGTACGAACTGGATCTGGATCCGATGATCGTCCTCGAGACGAGAGAGGAGATCGTACAGGCGGCCGACTGA
- a CDS encoding COG1361 S-layer family protein, with amino-acid sequence MRSRSVLAAAIGLLVLSSSVGLAGVGLVQTVAGQQQGTATTTVAHGEPDLNLRVPNPIVQPGQTNEVTVQVTNRGEFERGTSDMRDAVTTARNVEIEAEADDTPFTVRSGTLSVGPVTAMKPGEAPLAIDVPADVDAGTYTIDVDVTYSYTYRESLTSNVYERTETDSMSIDLVVDDDARFEIVDVSTDAQIGDTGTLAATVKNIGDETATDIGVTLESLSSGVVFGETTQDTAHITELQANETATVVYDVSIQPDTSKRQYMLDGTVSFKTADGLQRVDKSPAAGVIPLAEQQFSVSDVESDLHVGEEGDIRGVVTNDGPTAAANVVVTVTDESRTVVPIERSVAVGTLESGESAPFRLPVDVSGEAEPINRTIDLGVQYRNTDFEQRLYEDLEIVTEVDEQRDQFLVNVTDREIAAGGEETIDVEVTNNLDQSVTDIEASLFADEPLDSSDDEAFVKELEPGETATMTFALSADEGATAKTHPISFDFRYDDESGTSKLSDTTRVAIDVVESEGGLPVSTIVIVGLTIVGSGAFIYQQRR; translated from the coding sequence ATGAGGAGCCGATCGGTGCTTGCGGCCGCGATCGGGCTGTTGGTACTCTCCTCGAGCGTCGGCCTCGCCGGCGTCGGACTAGTTCAGACCGTTGCGGGACAGCAACAGGGAACCGCGACGACCACGGTGGCACACGGGGAACCGGACCTGAATCTACGGGTCCCGAACCCGATCGTCCAACCCGGCCAAACGAACGAAGTAACGGTTCAGGTGACCAACAGGGGCGAGTTCGAGCGGGGTACGTCCGATATGCGCGACGCCGTAACGACCGCCCGAAACGTCGAGATCGAAGCTGAGGCGGACGATACGCCCTTTACCGTCCGGAGCGGGACGCTCTCTGTCGGACCGGTAACGGCGATGAAGCCGGGCGAAGCGCCGCTCGCGATCGACGTACCGGCGGACGTCGACGCGGGCACGTACACGATCGACGTCGACGTCACCTACTCGTACACGTACCGGGAGAGCCTGACGTCGAACGTGTACGAGCGCACCGAGACGGACTCCATGTCGATCGACCTCGTCGTCGACGACGACGCGCGCTTCGAAATCGTCGACGTGTCGACCGATGCGCAGATCGGCGATACGGGGACGCTTGCAGCCACCGTCAAGAACATCGGTGACGAGACGGCGACGGATATCGGCGTCACTCTCGAGTCGCTGAGCAGTGGCGTCGTATTCGGTGAGACGACACAGGACACGGCCCATATCACCGAACTGCAGGCGAACGAGACGGCGACCGTCGTCTACGACGTGTCGATCCAGCCGGACACCTCGAAGCGTCAGTACATGTTGGACGGGACCGTCTCGTTCAAAACGGCCGACGGACTCCAGCGGGTCGACAAGAGTCCGGCGGCCGGCGTGATACCGCTGGCAGAACAGCAGTTCAGCGTTAGCGACGTCGAATCCGACCTCCACGTCGGCGAGGAAGGCGATATTCGCGGCGTCGTCACGAACGACGGGCCGACCGCCGCTGCAAACGTCGTCGTTACCGTTACCGACGAATCCCGGACCGTCGTCCCGATCGAGCGCAGCGTCGCCGTCGGAACGCTCGAGTCCGGCGAATCGGCACCGTTCCGACTGCCGGTCGATGTCAGCGGCGAGGCCGAGCCGATCAACCGAACGATCGACCTCGGCGTCCAGTACCGGAACACCGATTTCGAGCAGCGGCTCTACGAGGACCTCGAGATCGTGACCGAGGTCGACGAGCAGCGCGATCAATTTCTGGTGAACGTCACCGACCGCGAAATTGCCGCCGGCGGCGAGGAGACGATCGACGTCGAAGTGACGAACAATCTCGATCAGTCGGTCACCGACATCGAAGCGAGTCTGTTCGCCGACGAACCGCTCGACAGTTCCGACGACGAGGCGTTCGTCAAGGAACTCGAGCCCGGCGAAACCGCGACGATGACGTTCGCGCTGTCGGCCGACGAGGGCGCGACCGCGAAGACCCATCCGATTTCGTTCGACTTCCGGTACGACGACGAGAGCGGCACCAGCAAACTGTCCGATACGACCCGGGTCGCGATCGACGTCGTCGAGAGCGAGGGTGGATTACCCGTGTCTACGATCGTCATCGTCGGCCTCACGATCGTCGGTTCGGGTGCGTTCATCTACCAACAGAGGAGATAG
- a CDS encoding efflux RND transporter permease subunit, translating to MTELGARIEAATERVNETVVARPRAVILAFLVVTAVFAVGTTAVETDTGATDSFTEGLPEQEALDSVNEEFQGPFTADDETTQLVHTGSDVLTREALLQELRILERVEGDPTLRMESADGPATIVAQIIDEDARTATQQRRVIESASDREIRRAVQAAAEDPSFSRIVSDDFNVDEASASASITVISHDVPPEFGDDDVTELQTEIESIANEEATDVRVFGGGVIDQEFESIIGDSMAIVMPVVVVLLLAFLVVAYRDPIDLALGLVALLMTVVWTFGFLGFSGIPFGQMMIAVPVLLLAVGVDFGIHIINRYREETVQGYEPIPAMRTANNQLMIAFIIVTATTVFGFGANVISDLDPIRNMGIASSVGITFTFLIFGFFLPAAKLETDRLRDHYGVPEFNSSPIASDDSAFGRILAVPATVSQHAPVVFVIVLLLLGAGMGVYGMGVDTSFEQADFLPPEDQPGYVEYIPEPFAPGEYTVTETLNLLEDRFEANQDETLTLYVEGPFEESHALEALAKPNDDPPESVAVGDGGQAEAQSIVTVIQSYTQQDDEFAALVARNDEDGDGIPDRNLDRIYDELFASPAGSQAAQYLTEDRRSAKIEYSVDAEASQQEVAADGAQFADRFRYSATATGTIVVFDAVTTVIFESAVQGLVLAVGLTAVFLVLSYAILEGRPLLGIVNVFPIAISVAALIGTMRLLGMSLNALTATILSISIGLGIAYSVHTTARFIDEYDGYDRIQDALTTTLSGTGGALAGSMLTTSIGTGALALAITPVLGDFGLLMAISVFYSFVTSIVALPPAFYLWGRFDEADLGYNWLLQRA from the coding sequence ATGACGGAACTCGGAGCGCGGATCGAGGCGGCCACGGAGCGCGTCAACGAGACGGTCGTCGCTCGACCGAGAGCCGTAATTCTGGCCTTCCTGGTGGTCACCGCCGTGTTCGCGGTCGGTACGACCGCCGTCGAGACGGACACGGGCGCGACCGACTCGTTCACCGAGGGCCTCCCCGAACAGGAAGCGCTCGACTCGGTCAACGAGGAGTTCCAGGGACCGTTCACCGCGGACGACGAAACGACCCAACTCGTCCACACCGGTTCCGACGTGCTGACTCGCGAGGCGTTGCTCCAAGAGCTACGCATTCTCGAGCGCGTCGAAGGGGATCCGACCCTACGGATGGAATCTGCGGACGGCCCGGCGACGATTGTCGCGCAAATCATCGACGAAGACGCTAGGACGGCGACCCAACAGCGGCGGGTGATCGAATCGGCGTCGGATCGGGAGATCAGACGAGCGGTGCAGGCGGCGGCCGAGGATCCGTCGTTCTCGCGGATCGTCTCGGACGATTTCAACGTCGACGAAGCGTCGGCATCCGCCTCGATAACCGTCATCTCCCACGACGTGCCGCCCGAATTCGGCGACGACGACGTGACGGAACTGCAGACGGAGATCGAGTCGATCGCGAACGAGGAAGCGACGGACGTTCGCGTCTTCGGCGGCGGCGTCATCGATCAGGAGTTCGAGAGCATCATCGGGGATTCGATGGCCATCGTGATGCCCGTCGTCGTCGTCCTCCTGCTCGCGTTTCTCGTCGTGGCCTACCGCGATCCGATCGACCTCGCGCTCGGCCTCGTTGCCTTGCTGATGACGGTCGTCTGGACGTTCGGGTTCCTCGGCTTCTCCGGGATTCCGTTCGGACAGATGATGATCGCCGTGCCGGTCCTGCTGTTGGCGGTCGGTGTCGACTTCGGAATCCATATCATCAACCGCTACCGTGAGGAGACGGTCCAGGGATACGAACCGATCCCGGCGATGCGAACCGCGAACAATCAGCTGATGATCGCGTTCATCATCGTCACCGCGACGACCGTGTTCGGATTCGGTGCGAACGTCATCTCAGACCTCGATCCGATTCGAAACATGGGCATCGCCTCGTCGGTCGGTATCACGTTTACGTTCCTCATCTTCGGATTCTTCCTCCCCGCGGCGAAACTCGAGACCGACCGACTCCGGGATCACTACGGCGTTCCGGAGTTCAACTCTTCGCCGATCGCATCCGACGACTCGGCCTTCGGACGGATCCTGGCGGTGCCCGCGACGGTGAGCCAACATGCACCCGTCGTCTTCGTCATCGTCTTGCTCTTGCTCGGAGCCGGCATGGGCGTCTACGGCATGGGCGTCGACACCTCCTTCGAGCAAGCGGACTTCCTTCCACCGGAGGACCAACCCGGGTACGTCGAATACATTCCCGAACCGTTTGCCCCCGGTGAGTACACCGTCACGGAGACACTCAACCTGCTCGAGGATCGCTTCGAAGCGAACCAAGACGAGACGCTAACACTGTACGTCGAAGGGCCATTCGAGGAATCCCACGCGCTCGAGGCGCTCGCGAAGCCCAACGACGACCCGCCGGAGAGCGTAGCGGTCGGTGACGGCGGGCAGGCCGAGGCACAGAGCATCGTGACGGTCATCCAGTCGTACACCCAGCAGGACGACGAGTTCGCTGCCCTCGTCGCTCGAAACGATGAGGATGGAGATGGGATCCCGGATCGTAACCTCGATCGGATCTACGACGAACTGTTCGCGTCGCCCGCGGGTTCGCAGGCGGCCCAGTACCTCACGGAGGACCGCCGAAGCGCGAAGATCGAGTACTCGGTCGACGCCGAGGCGTCCCAGCAGGAAGTAGCGGCCGACGGCGCCCAGTTCGCCGACCGCTTCCGCTACAGCGCGACTGCCACGGGAACGATAGTAGTCTTCGACGCCGTGACAACCGTCATCTTCGAGTCAGCAGTTCAGGGTCTCGTACTCGCGGTCGGACTGACCGCGGTGTTTCTCGTCCTCTCGTACGCCATTCTCGAGGGGCGACCGCTGTTGGGGATCGTCAACGTGTTTCCGATCGCGATCTCCGTGGCGGCGCTGATCGGAACCATGCGGTTGCTCGGGATGTCGCTGAACGCATTAACGGCGACGATCCTGTCGATATCGATCGGCCTCGGGATCGCCTACTCCGTCCACACGACCGCCCGGTTCATCGACGAGTACGATGGATACGATCGGATTCAGGACGCGCTCACGACGACGCTCTCGGGAACCGGCGGGGCGCTTGCGGGGAGCATGCTCACGACGTCGATCGGGACGGGCGCGCTCGCACTCGCCATTACGCCGGTGCTCGGCGACTTCGGCCTGCTCATGGCCATCAGCGTGTTCTATTCGTTTGTCACCTCGATTGTCGCGCTCCCCCCTGCGTTCTACCTCTGGGGACGATTCGACGAGGCTGATCTCGGTTACAATTGGCTACTCCAACGAGCCTAA
- a CDS encoding efflux RND transporter permease subunit → MTDDGTADESDPRRAEERSNDADGSGIFGLDFDLDLGFGGDAETDDGTSRFRGDRADDTDGELGDDPFTRRVNPLITNRPWTVVIAFLLVTALFLGGAAAGGGGQEAGTDQFTEDTEAQEAYENMQEDFNRGSRDSGGTTAQLFLTADRNAISKPNLVRLLEFQDRIENDAGLRVASSTSPASLIATQLDPEATTREEQRRAVERASERQLEEAVATADETMGLPVSTDFTRESAAADVAQVAITYDTPSNADTDDHAALIRETEAVANEIDGFDSDDNIVVFGSAITEQETLQLLGDTAIVVFPAALILILLFLIIAYRDPIDLTLGLVALLMSMIWTFGFMGFAGIPFSDSLLTVFPLLLAVGIDFGIHIINRYREERSTGAPIGDAMGITTRQLTTALLIVTLTTVFGFAANLTSEMTQDFGIVAAAGISFTFLIFGVFLPAGKVGLDRLREGTRFPSFGTEPLGSEESRLGRVLPVGVHIARVIPVVFLVAMLVFGAGAAAYGTGVSTQFDQEAFFPDENRLEQYESLPGPLAPSEYTFITVLDIMEEDFDQGMQGSVTIYVDDPALRDDGALREIDRTLEKPPDAFKTDGRQADATSILDVIDEQAAANPEFAGTVKRYDSTGDGVPDRDVDAVYDKMFAVAEDETANRLTTDRSATRIDIQVEADAEQAEAVAAAREVADRMGMDATATGQLVIFESVVEKIGDSAITSLFVAFLLTIVLLVLSYWWLEGRAIYGVINLVPVLLAVAMLAGSMRYFDVPLSPINAPILSVSIGLGVDYTVHLMHRFVDEYEERGDVDEALMVTVRGTGGALTGSMLTTVCGLGVLYFALIPLIMEFGLLLALGVFYSWLTSIIVLPSVIVVWDRLEAKYGRLSIGRLVPE, encoded by the coding sequence ATGACTGACGACGGCACCGCCGACGAGTCCGACCCGCGTCGCGCCGAAGAGCGTTCGAACGACGCGGACGGGAGTGGCATCTTCGGCCTCGATTTCGATCTTGATCTCGGCTTCGGAGGCGATGCTGAGACCGACGACGGAACCAGTCGCTTCCGCGGCGACCGCGCGGACGATACCGACGGGGAACTGGGCGACGACCCGTTCACGCGCCGGGTCAACCCGCTGATCACGAACCGACCCTGGACCGTCGTGATCGCCTTCCTGCTGGTGACGGCCCTCTTCCTCGGCGGCGCCGCCGCGGGCGGCGGCGGACAGGAAGCCGGTACCGACCAGTTTACCGAGGACACCGAGGCCCAGGAGGCCTACGAGAACATGCAGGAGGACTTCAATCGCGGTAGCCGCGATTCCGGGGGCACGACCGCGCAGTTGTTTCTCACGGCCGACCGCAACGCGATCTCGAAACCGAACCTGGTGCGGCTGCTCGAGTTCCAGGATCGGATCGAGAACGACGCCGGTCTGCGGGTCGCGTCGTCGACCAGTCCGGCCTCACTGATCGCGACCCAACTCGATCCCGAGGCGACGACCCGCGAGGAACAACGTCGGGCCGTCGAACGGGCCTCCGAACGGCAACTCGAGGAGGCAGTTGCAACGGCCGACGAAACGATGGGGCTGCCGGTGAGTACCGACTTTACGCGCGAATCGGCGGCCGCTGACGTCGCGCAAGTGGCGATCACGTACGATACGCCGTCGAACGCGGATACCGACGATCACGCAGCGCTTATCCGCGAGACGGAAGCCGTCGCGAACGAGATCGACGGCTTCGATTCGGACGACAACATCGTCGTCTTCGGTAGCGCCATCACCGAGCAGGAGACGCTGCAGTTGCTCGGCGACACGGCGATCGTCGTCTTCCCGGCGGCGCTGATTCTCATTCTACTATTTTTGATCATCGCCTACCGGGATCCGATCGACCTCACCCTCGGGCTCGTCGCGCTCCTCATGTCGATGATCTGGACGTTCGGCTTCATGGGATTTGCGGGAATTCCCTTCTCCGACTCGCTACTGACCGTCTTCCCCTTACTGCTAGCAGTGGGGATCGACTTCGGGATCCACATCATCAACCGCTACCGCGAGGAGCGGTCGACGGGCGCACCGATCGGTGACGCGATGGGCATCACGACCCGTCAGCTCACGACCGCGCTGTTGATCGTCACCCTCACGACGGTCTTCGGCTTCGCGGCGAACCTGACCAGCGAGATGACCCAGGACTTCGGGATCGTCGCCGCGGCCGGGATCAGCTTCACGTTCCTCATCTTCGGGGTCTTCCTCCCTGCGGGGAAGGTCGGGCTCGACCGGCTTCGCGAGGGAACGCGGTTCCCGTCGTTCGGAACCGAGCCGCTGGGGAGCGAGGAGTCGCGGCTCGGACGGGTGCTCCCCGTCGGCGTGCACATTGCACGCGTCATCCCCGTCGTCTTCCTCGTTGCGATGCTCGTGTTCGGAGCCGGCGCCGCCGCGTACGGAACCGGTGTCAGCACGCAGTTCGATCAGGAGGCGTTCTTCCCCGACGAGAATCGCCTCGAGCAGTACGAGTCTCTGCCCGGGCCGCTCGCTCCGTCGGAGTATACCTTCATCACTGTCCTCGACATCATGGAGGAAGACTTCGATCAGGGGATGCAAGGCTCGGTGACGATTTACGTCGATGATCCGGCGTTGCGTGACGACGGCGCGCTCAGAGAAATCGACCGCACGCTCGAGAAGCCGCCGGACGCATTCAAGACGGACGGCCGCCAGGCCGACGCGACCAGCATCCTCGACGTGATCGACGAGCAGGCCGCGGCGAACCCGGAGTTTGCAGGGACGGTCAAGCGGTACGATAGCACTGGCGACGGAGTTCCGGATCGAGACGTCGACGCAGTCTACGACAAGATGTTCGCCGTCGCCGAGGACGAGACGGCCAATCGCCTGACCACCGACCGCAGCGCGACGCGGATCGACATTCAGGTTGAGGCCGACGCCGAGCAGGCGGAAGCCGTCGCTGCCGCACGCGAGGTCGCCGACCGCATGGGAATGGACGCGACCGCGACCGGCCAACTGGTTATCTTCGAAAGCGTCGTCGAGAAGATCGGCGACTCGGCGATCACTAGCCTCTTCGTTGCATTCCTGCTGACGATCGTCCTGCTCGTCCTCTCGTACTGGTGGCTCGAGGGGCGAGCGATCTACGGCGTGATTAACCTCGTACCGGTGTTGCTGGCCGTCGCGATGCTCGCGGGCTCGATGCGGTACTTCGACGTGCCGTTGAGCCCGATCAACGCGCCGATCCTCTCGGTTTCGATCGGGTTGGGCGTCGACTACACGGTGCACCTCATGCATCGGTTCGTCGACGAGTACGAGGAACGGGGCGACGTCGACGAGGCGCTGATGGTGACCGTCCGCGGAACCGGCGGTGCCCTCACCGGGAGCATGCTCACGACCGTCTGCGGGCTCGGTGTGCTGTACTTCGCGCTGATCCCGCTGATCATGGAGTTCGGTCTCCTGCTGGCGCTAGGAGTCTTCTACTCCTGGCTCACCTCCATCATCGTGCTTCCCTCGGTGATCGTCGTCTGGGACCGCCTCGAGGCAAAGTACGGAAGGCTTTCGATCGGGCGGCTCGTCCCCGAATAA
- a CDS encoding COG1361 S-layer family protein, whose amino-acid sequence MTSRKHGAVLIVVFLTVAGMGLPTIVSAAEVGEPNLSVYAPDNEIQPGTENSINLKIKNDAELKAGSDSRMLTANGVTVELEDTGPFEAKSAETPVGPIQDGQLVEVPQRIEVPDDVEPGKYEVTVRVRYSHWNRISDLERQTESKKYDVTLVVPDEPRFDVATVKSDVEPGASGEATIEITNTGTERANETRATISGGTGVTVDGATAEAPAQEAIGDLEPGETTTTTIDVTLAKSISVGEKPIEVGFTYRDTAGIEREAPVEITTLTPAPEQSFSIATLEDTLSVGYEGEISGEITNDGPRSIDDAVLVVEPMSESLFIEDTRYALPTLKPGETASFRYPTDVSGQADAGPRQLQFSVEYTGPSGEATLSDGPMSKRVVVDERQDEFSIADDGVTVQQGKTTEFALTITNERDQTLSNIDARLYADSPLSTNNDEAFVPELEPGESAEITFDISASSAAATELHPVELDFEYETERGESTLSDVYQHPIEVVPAESDGGGFLGSLAPAMFGLTIVGLGGVAWWRRT is encoded by the coding sequence ATGACTAGTCGAAAGCACGGAGCGGTGTTGATAGTCGTCTTCCTCACTGTTGCCGGGATGGGGCTCCCAACGATTGTCAGTGCGGCCGAAGTCGGCGAGCCGAACCTTTCGGTGTACGCACCGGACAATGAGATTCAACCCGGAACCGAGAACAGTATCAATCTCAAGATCAAGAACGATGCGGAACTGAAAGCCGGAAGTGACTCCCGGATGCTGACGGCGAACGGCGTCACCGTCGAACTCGAGGATACCGGGCCGTTCGAGGCAAAATCAGCTGAAACGCCGGTTGGGCCGATACAAGACGGCCAGCTGGTCGAGGTCCCACAGCGGATCGAAGTGCCGGATGACGTCGAACCCGGAAAGTACGAGGTGACGGTCCGAGTTCGGTACTCACACTGGAACCGGATTTCCGATCTAGAGCGACAGACAGAGAGCAAAAAGTACGATGTCACGCTCGTTGTGCCCGACGAACCGCGCTTCGACGTGGCTACCGTCAAAAGCGATGTCGAACCCGGAGCGAGCGGCGAGGCGACGATCGAAATCACCAACACGGGAACCGAACGAGCGAACGAGACTCGAGCGACCATTTCCGGCGGCACCGGCGTCACGGTCGACGGCGCGACCGCCGAGGCGCCAGCACAGGAAGCGATCGGCGACCTCGAACCGGGTGAGACGACGACGACGACGATCGACGTCACGCTCGCCAAGTCGATAAGCGTCGGCGAGAAGCCGATCGAAGTCGGCTTCACGTACCGCGATACTGCGGGTATCGAACGAGAAGCTCCCGTTGAGATCACCACCCTCACTCCGGCTCCCGAACAGTCCTTCTCGATTGCTACCCTCGAGGACACCCTCTCGGTCGGGTACGAGGGCGAAATCTCGGGCGAGATCACCAACGACGGGCCGCGATCGATCGACGACGCCGTACTGGTCGTCGAACCGATGAGCGAATCGCTGTTCATCGAGGACACTCGCTACGCTCTTCCGACGCTCAAGCCCGGTGAAACGGCGTCGTTCCGGTATCCGACTGACGTCAGCGGTCAGGCTGATGCCGGGCCTCGACAGCTCCAGTTCTCCGTCGAGTACACCGGGCCGAGCGGCGAGGCAACCCTTTCCGACGGACCGATGAGCAAGCGCGTCGTCGTCGACGAACGTCAGGACGAGTTTTCGATCGCTGACGATGGTGTTACCGTCCAGCAGGGGAAAACCACCGAGTTTGCACTCACGATCACCAACGAACGCGACCAGACGCTGTCGAACATCGACGCTCGACTGTACGCTGACAGTCCGCTCTCGACGAACAACGACGAGGCGTTCGTCCCCGAACTCGAGCCCGGCGAGTCCGCCGAGATCACCTTCGATATTTCGGCGAGCAGCGCCGCTGCGACCGAACTGCATCCAGTCGAACTCGACTTCGAGTACGAGACCGAACGCGGCGAGTCGACGCTCTCGGACGTTTATCAGCACCCGATCGAGGTCGTCCCCGCCGAGTCTGACGGCGGCGGATTCCTCGGATCGCTCGCCCCCGCGATGTTCGGCCTAACGATCGTCGGCCTCGGCGGCGTCGCGTGGTGGCGTCGGACGTGA